The genomic region AAATGGGCAGAAGGGCGTACCGTACAGCGGACATTTCTTCTTCCGAACCGGCCAATCGTCGCGAGGGACGAGGGCCTGGGTGACGTGCGCCGCGATTTAACCGAGGAGCTCAAATGCAGCGAAACTGGGTCGGATTCATCGCTGTCGCGACGATTCTCGCCGCGGGTGTGCTCTATGCGGCACTCACCCAAGCAAGGGGACAGTCTGCAGCAACGGGGGCCGCCGCGCAGGCGGAACGGCAGAAGGCGCGCGAGATCGCGCGTGAGGTCTATCAGTACGCCTATCCCATCGTGCTGATGGATGTGACGATGCGGCAATCAACCGCAGTGGCGAACGCGACCGCCGTCAGAGGCCGTGCTCCGATCAATCAGTTTGCCTATTTTCGGACCTATCCAGATGCGGATGCGAAGGATGTGGTCCGCTTCAACTTCGACACCCTGTATTCCTTCGCATGGACCGACCTGAGCAAGGGGCCGATGATCCTGTCCGTCCCCGATACCGGCGGGCGCTTCTATCTGGTGCCGACTCTCGACATGTGGACGGACGTGTTCTCGTCGATCGGATCGCGCACGACCGGCACCAAGGCTGGGAATTTTGCCTATTGCCTACCCGGCTGGAAGGGCAAGTTGCCGGCGGGCGTTCAACGTATCGACGCGCCGACGTCCATGATCTGGGTGATGGGCCGCATCCAGACCAACGGGCCTTCGGACTACGACAACGTTCACAAGATCCAGGACGGACTGAAGCTCACGCCGCTGGCCCGATGGGGCAAGAGCTATTCGCCACCCGCGACGGCGGCGGTGGATGCGAAGGTGGACGCCAAGACGCCACCTCTTGTGCAGGTCGGCAAGATGACGGGTGTGGAGCTGTTCACGCGCTTCGCCGAGTTGATGCAGAAATTCCCTCCGCATCCGAACGATTATCCAGTTCTCTTCCGGATGAAGGCGATCGGGCTCGAACCCGGCAAGAGCTGGGACCGCAGCAAGGTTGATGAAGCCTCGCTCGAGGCGATCAATGCGGGTGCCAAGGACGCTCTGGAAGACATGATTGCGGGCGTCAAGACTGCCGGCAACCACGTCAACGGCTGGAACATAACGACCGACAATATCGGGACCTATGGCACGTCCTACCGGCAGCGCGCGCTTGTCGCGCTGGCTGGCCTTGGCGCCAATCTTCCAGCCGACGCGGTCTACCCGACGGCCTTCCTCGATGGAGACGGGAAGCCGATGGATGGCGCGAACAAGTACGTCCTGCACTTCGACAAGGGAAAGACGCCTCCCGCCGGCGCGTTCTGGTCTCTCACCATGTACGACAATCAGGGCTTCCAGGTGCCCAATCCGCTGAATCGGTTCGCGATCGGCGATCGCGACAAGCTGGTGTTCAACGCGGACGGCTCGCTCGACATCTACATCCAGGCGGACTCGCCTGGAGCCGACAAGGAATCGAATTGGCTTCCGGCGCCGAAATCCGGGCTGATCGGCCCAACGCTCCGCATCTATGCGCCAAAGCCCGAGGTGCTTGATGGTCAGTGGGTCCCGCCCGCTGTGAAGCGGATGCAGTGAAGTTGAAGCGGCAAGGGAGGAAGACCATGGTCAGAGCAACTCTTAAACTGGTCCCGTTTGCACTCATGGTGCTGATGGGTGATGCGTCCGCCCAGAGCGCGTCCGAGCAGGAGGCGTATGCCGTCGCAAAGGACGCCTACGTCTACGCCTACCCGCTGATGCTGACGAACGCCACGCTTCAGCAGCTGAGCAACTTCGCCGAACCCATCCCGGGCAACACCTTCGGTCCGCCGAACCAGTTTCATCATGCGCGTGCGTTTCCCAATGCGGACGACAAGGTCGTTATCCGCATGAATACGGACACCTTGTACTCGGCCGCCACGCTCGACCTGAAGGCCGAGCCGATGGTGCTTTCGGTGCCGGCGGCTGACCGCTACTTCATGCTGCCGATGCTCAGTCTGTGGTCGGACGTGTTCGACGTGCCTGGCACGCGCACGACCGGCAAGAACACCGCGCGCGACTTCCTCGTCGTTGATCCGCAATGGCGCGGCGATGCACCGGCGGGTTTGGAAGTGATCAGGAGCCCCACCCGCAATGTGTGGATCATCGGCCGCACCCAGACCAATGGCGCTGCCGACTACGCGAATGTGCACAAGGTGCAGGACGGCATGAAGCTCACGCCGCTCTCCGCCTGGGGCAAAGGAGTCTACGTGCCGCCCAAGGGCGTGGTCGATCCGGGCATCGACATGAAGGCTCAGCCTCCGGATGTGGTCGACAAGATGGACACGGCGGCCTACTTCGCTCGCTTTGCCGAACTGCTCAAGGACAATCCTCCGAACCAGGTCGACTACCCGATGATCCACCGCCTCGAACGCGTGGGCTTCAAGGTCGGCCAAAGCTTCGACCTCGCGAAAGCGCCGGCAAGCATCCAGCAGGCATTCAATCGCGGCTATGCCGACGGCAAGGCCCTGGTGCTGGCCGAGGGCAGGAAGGCGGGCGGCATCGGCGGCAAAGGCTGGATCTACACGACCCGCAGCGGCGCCTATGGCGTGGACTATCTCTACCGCGCCGCGATCGCCCAGTGCTGTCTCGGCGAGAACCTGCCGCAGGACGCGGTCTACCCCGCGCTGTCAACCGACAGCGATGGCCGGGCGCTGGATGGCGCCAACAAGTACGTCCTGCACTTCGACAAGGGTAAGCTGCCGCCAGTGGACGCGTTCTGGTCGGTGACGGCCTATGACATCGAGGGCTATTTCATCCCGAACCCGATCAAGCGTCAGGCCATCGGCGATCGCGACAAGCTCATCACCAACGCCGATGGCTCCCTCGATCTCTACCTCC from Bradyrhizobium elkanii USDA 76 harbors:
- a CDS encoding DUF1254 domain-containing protein; amino-acid sequence: MKLKRQGRKTMVRATLKLVPFALMVLMGDASAQSASEQEAYAVAKDAYVYAYPLMLTNATLQQLSNFAEPIPGNTFGPPNQFHHARAFPNADDKVVIRMNTDTLYSAATLDLKAEPMVLSVPAADRYFMLPMLSLWSDVFDVPGTRTTGKNTARDFLVVDPQWRGDAPAGLEVIRSPTRNVWIIGRTQTNGAADYANVHKVQDGMKLTPLSAWGKGVYVPPKGVVDPGIDMKAQPPDVVDKMDTAAYFARFAELLKDNPPNQVDYPMIHRLERVGFKVGQSFDLAKAPASIQQAFNRGYADGKALVLAEGRKAGGIGGKGWIYTTRSGAYGVDYLYRAAIAQCCLGENLPQDAVYPALSTDSDGRALDGANKYVLHFDKGKLPPVDAFWSVTAYDIEGYFIPNPIKRQAIGDRDKLITNADGSLDLYLQADSPGKDKEANWLPVGKAPFTLLMRLYSPREEFLQGKWTPPDVAKSN
- a CDS encoding DUF1254 domain-containing protein, whose product is MQRNWVGFIAVATILAAGVLYAALTQARGQSAATGAAAQAERQKAREIAREVYQYAYPIVLMDVTMRQSTAVANATAVRGRAPINQFAYFRTYPDADAKDVVRFNFDTLYSFAWTDLSKGPMILSVPDTGGRFYLVPTLDMWTDVFSSIGSRTTGTKAGNFAYCLPGWKGKLPAGVQRIDAPTSMIWVMGRIQTNGPSDYDNVHKIQDGLKLTPLARWGKSYSPPATAAVDAKVDAKTPPLVQVGKMTGVELFTRFAELMQKFPPHPNDYPVLFRMKAIGLEPGKSWDRSKVDEASLEAINAGAKDALEDMIAGVKTAGNHVNGWNITTDNIGTYGTSYRQRALVALAGLGANLPADAVYPTAFLDGDGKPMDGANKYVLHFDKGKTPPAGAFWSLTMYDNQGFQVPNPLNRFAIGDRDKLVFNADGSLDIYIQADSPGADKESNWLPAPKSGLIGPTLRIYAPKPEVLDGQWVPPAVKRMQ